CATCAAAAGAGATATGGCTTGCCTCTGACCACCTGACAACAAACCAATTTCGGTATTAAGTCTATTTTCCAAACCTAAATTTAAAGACTTTAAATTCTCTTCAAAAAACTGAAGTTCTTCTTTCTTTATACCGGAGCTTAAATTTCTTTTCTTTCCCCGTCTTAGAGCCAATGACATATTTTCAGCAACAGTCATTCTAGGTGCTGTACCATCTAAAGGATTTTGAAACACCCTACTTATAAAGGCAGCTCTTTCATATTCTTTAGTCTTTGTTATATCCTTATTGTTTATAATTATACTTCCGCTGTCTATAGTAAGAGTGCCTGCGATAGCGTTTAAAAGAGTTGATTTCCCCGCTCCATTTCCTCCAACTATTGTTATAAAATCTCCTGATTTTATTGTTAAATTTATATTTTTTAAGGCATGATATGCTTCATCAGTTTCAGAATGGAAAGTTTTATTTATATTTTTTAACTCTATAAAATTCATTTTTGCTCCCTCCTGACCTTAATTATTGTTTTAATCCTAGGTAAAGATAGTAAAATCGCTATAAGTAATGCTGATATCATTTTAAAATCATTTGCATCTATTAAATTTA
The window above is part of the Fusobacterium russii ATCC 25533 genome. Proteins encoded here:
- a CDS encoding ABC transporter ATP-binding protein; translation: MNFIELKNINKTFHSETDEAYHALKNINLTIKSGDFITIVGGNGAGKSTLLNAIAGTLTIDSGSIIINNKDITKTKEYERAAFISRVFQNPLDGTAPRMTVAENMSLALRRGKKRNLSSGIKKEELQFFEENLKSLNLGLENRLNTEIGLLSGGQRQAISLLMATMKNPELVLLDEHTAALDPKTQKNIMKLTEKKIKEKKLTAFMITHNLQDALEYGNRLIVMHYGEIVKDISNDEKKSMTIQKLYEILSELE